TTCGTCCCTCCAAATATGTGCAATACAGTGCACGCTTATTATAAGCGTGCACTGTGATAATGGTAATATGAATCAATATACAATCTAGATGCTTTTTCCTTGTTGCATCGGTTTCTCTCTCAGGTTTTTGGTGGTATCATGTCTGAGGTACATGTCAATGTTTGTCTATGTTTGTTTGTCATATAAATGGTTTATCTCCATTTTCCTGCTGAGATTATTATGATAAGCCAACGTTGATTTCCCATATGGCAGTCTTGTCTTACCCCATGTATGGTGATCACATAATCAATGGTGACTTGTATTTTCtcaaatgaataataaatgGTAACTTCAATAAACTTAATTTTTACCTCCTGTTTTTCCAAGGAAAGTAACTGCTTAGTTGTTTTGGCTTTACCGCTAACAATTTCGATTCTGGTATTGTCTCCCAAGATGCTGGTTACAATGTTTTGGCACTAAAACCATGAATAATGTTCATTTTCTGGGAGAATCATTTCGATGCCTCACAATCTGTAACAGGAGCTATTACAAATGCACTAACCCGGGATGCAATGTCCGTAAGCATGTTGAGAGAGCTTCAACAGATCCCAAAGCTGTCATAACCACATACGAGGGAAAGCACAATCATGATATCCCAGCAGCTAGAAACAGCAGCCACAACACAGCCGATAGAATTGCACCTCAGAAGGTGGTGGCTGAGAAACAGTCACTGCTTAAAGAGACAGGTTTTGGAAACAATGACAAAAGGCCAGTGCTTCTACAGCTAAAAGAAGAGCAAATCCGTGTGTAAACTTCTGTGCTGAAATATCTTCTGCATCCATCAGGTCATGAGATGGTTGATTCCGGCTGACTAACACGGCATGGTTGAAGCAATTTAGAGTAAAGAAATCAAATGAAAGCTAGGCTTATTGGCGTTCGGCTGAAATAGTTTCTGCCTGCGTAATTTCGTTGACGAGGCTTTGTTGTAGTTTTTGTTATACGAAAGTAAGAGGCTTTCTTTTGTAAGTTTAAATTCGGAAATTGGTCTCCTCTGTGATTTTGTTGACACCTAGAAATAGGAGATTACTCTTTGAGATTACATACGGATTTAGCAGCCAGTCTtgcttaattatttgttatgTAATTtggtcaaatataataaatgccATACTTTTACGTGCATCTCAAAACTTCTATTTTTCACTAATAAATCCTCACGTGTGTGGTTCCTATTTATAGTATCAttgattggaaaaaaaataggtAAGACTTTTATTACAATGTCTTCGGATCTTTGAACAAATTGTTGATGTGGATTGGATTCCTAGAATTCTGGAACAATTCTTTaggatttaaaataagaaaaatataaatatgtgaaataagttttaaaatatttattattctccttattaatttctcaaataacATTGAATATTAagcaaatattataaatttgtttttataaaaaaaaaaaaaaaaaaaaaaaagaccgtCGCATTAATGTGGTAGtgttattttaatagaaaaaattcaagaaatttctatttattttttattttgtataaatatctttttaaaattatagcGCAAAAGAAGACAAAACAGGAGGTTGCAGTGGAGCTGTCGGGCAGTTAAATGGGACTCTGCAAGGTTGCAACCACCATGTTCGCGCTCTCTCACGCCTACCTCCAATCAAAAGCAACAAACAGTAAGGAAATAACCGAACTTTCCAACCGCCGTTTCCTCCTTTTGCAAAACCAAGAAAAGATAGACCCACGCGTACATATATTACATACACAACAACGAAACGATGATATGCCCAATTCGCACCTacgaatctctctctctcaagttcgCACACTTCCTTGCCTTTCGGACCGTTTGTCCGGGAAATCTATCTCATCCTCCAATACCCCCGCAGATCTCGCCGAGACCCAAACTAGAAACGATAGGACCAGAAAATAACACCATCACCAAAAGAGAATCTCAGGACTCGCTGTCTGTCGGAGGCGGGTTTAAGCGTGCAGCCCCGTTAATCTCTCTCAGAGGAAGGGAGGGAGCGGAACGCATATAGATACGCAGGGACAAACGATGCAATCCCTTTCGTAAGCTTATGTGAGGGGGAATCTGGCGAATTCTCCTGCTCCATCCCCGCCTGCTGAATGGGTTGCTTTAGCTCCAAGCACGCGGCGCGGGATGCTTCGTCCTCTGCTTTCGATAACCCGGCTGACAACAACAATGGCTCCGCCATGATTCTCGAGCCATATTCGTTGAAGAAGAACCAATCCGGTAATCAATCTAGGAAGGACGGGAGGTCCGCCGATCGGAGCCGCGAGCTCAACAAAACCAAGAAGGAGAGCTCCCATTCCCATTCCAAGGGTCCCTTTAGCTCCAAGCTTGGCTTATCTCACAGGTACGTGCAGGCCGAACAAACCGCTGCTGGATGGCCCACCTGGCTCAGCGCTGTAGCTGGCGAAGCCATCGATGGTTGGCTCCCTCTTAGAGCAGATTCTTTTGAGAAATTGGAGAAGGTATGCAtactcattttgtttttgtttaatgcCATAACTTCATATAGTTCTCTTATAATTTTTCGATTCCTGAAGGATACAGGTGATTTTGTTTTAGAGAAATGTGTTAGCTGCGAAGGGATTTCATagaaataaactcataaactcATCGTTATCATGCTGTCCAAGTTCATTTTTGCTGTTTGTTCGTCTCGTGTTTTCATTTGAGAATTCAAAGTATGGCTACTATATATTTACATTCCTgtttgtatatgtatatgtatctTTGAGGGTCACATTATTTCAAAGAAGTGGATGGGGGATAGCTGGCAATATTTGACAGAACTCGTGAACTTGACGTTAACACGACAtggaataataaaattaaaattatataaaatcaccaTTTATCCCAAAAGCTTGAGTTGATATAAAgatatagatttaattatttgtattatatttttaacatttccTCTTACATTGTGAGCCAAACTCCCCCTCAATGAATAACatgtagaatatttaattaaatgtggTAGAGTATAGAATTAAGGTTCGAGTTCAGAATCTCTGCTTTGATAACTAGTGAAATCACTACTTGTTCCAAAAAGGTTAAGCTGATGGaaagagataaatttaattatttgtatcatATTCTTAACAAATTATGCATATTAGGGTTCGGGTCTCAAATCCAGACTCAATAGGTgtcttgtttttaaaaataagaactcAATACACTTCTAGAATTACCTAAAGTGAGCCTCGAACCAGAAACCTTTATACTGGTTAATGGGATATAAGTATCTCGGCAGTATGGACCTTTGCCTATCTGGGTGAAGGTGCAGATATCTTATAACTACATCTGGGCTTAAAAGTTTTCAAGGAGTTCTCTGTTCAAGTGTaattcagaaaaaaataatgttagccAAATGCCTTGTAATGCCTTTTGGTATGCATTAATGATCGTGATGTCGGTTGTttcacttttatatttttcctaatGCTGTTGTATTAGATGGCTACTTGGCCAAATGTCGGTAAATTTTCTGACTTCCAtcttctttataatttttttcccttccctcTCATGTATGTAGATTGGGCAAGGTACGTACAGCAGTGTGTTTCAAGCACGTGAAGTTGAAACTGGGAGGATGGTTGCCCTGAAGAAGGTACGAGTTGAAAATTTCCAGCCAGAGAGCATAAGGTTTATGGCTCGAGAAATAATGATCCTCCGCAGGCTGAACCATCCAAATATCATGAAGTTGGAGGGGCTTATTACTTCTCGGTTATCAAGTAGCATATACCTCGTATTTGAGTACATGGAACACGATCTTGCTGGACTGATAGCTAGCCCGGATATCCAATTTAGTGAAGAACAGGTTTGTTAATTGTCTAAATTGATTATAGATATGTGAAAAATTACGAGCTTTGATCATCATCGAGATATTATATCATTGGATGCTGTAAAATCCTAAAATTGTTGtgtttctgtttctttttaTGTTTCTTTGGAAGTTAAAAAAGTTTAGGTCGACTTCTCTGTAGGTCAAGTGTTATATGACACAGCTATTATGTGGAATTGAACACTGCCACCTGCGAGGTATAATGCATCGAGACATTAAAGCATCCAATATTTTGGTAAACAACGAAGGGGTTCTTAAATTGGGCGATTTTGGACTTGCAAATGTCATCAGCCCAAAGAACAGACAACCATTAACCAGTCGTGTGGTTACTCTATGGTATCGTCCTCCTGAACTTTTGATGGGGTCAACGAATTACGGGGTAACGGTGGACCTCTGGAGTGTGGGCTGTGTATTTGCGGAACTTCTTATTGGAAAGCCTATCCTTAAAGGGAGAACTGAGGTGATAACACTAAGGAAGTGCACTTGTTTCCTTATCCACTTTATTCTTACCTGTTTTCAAGTATTTAATAGCTCGTGCATGGTCGGGGACAACTGGGAGTTTGATATAAAGTATGAGATATGTAGTGTCTTCAAATTTACTCTCTGTCGATTCTGGTCCCTTGAATATACCCATATCTAGAAGATTTTGCCAAAACCTGAAACTTTTCCATTCTAATATCCTCATAAGCACTATAGTATTTAAAAATTCAAGATGCCTCATTACTTGCTTGTCAAGTACAGAATATCATTGATCTTTCAGTGGAATTTTGAAAAGAATTcttgacccttttttttttttttaatttactaaAGGAATAGAGTGTGTGAATTGCAATTAGTGCACTAGTTGATTtgcttattttaaattatttctcaTATAGCTGATATTTTGATAAGTGTTCTTCTCCATTCTGCAGGTTGaacaattacacaaaattttcaaGCTTTGTGGTTCTCCACCAGAGGAGTTTTGGAAAAAGTCTAAACTTCCTCATGCAGCAATGTTTAAACCCCTACATAATTATGAAAGTTCAATTGGGGAGAAGTGCAAAGATTTTCCAAGAACTGCTGTGAACCTGATTGAAACTTTACTTTCCTTGGAACCTCAAAAGCGTGGGACTGCGTCCTCTGCCCTTATGTCTGAGGTagctttttcttaaaatttatccTCTGTAAGGTTCTTCTTCTAATTAAAGATTGATTATTGCAGTCTTTCCACATTTTAGCGCATTGCTGTTATGAGGTTTCCCGATTTAGCTTTCGTAATTACTTGGGCATATTTTGTTCCCTTAATATGCTTGTGGAACATGCTTATTACCGAAAAAAGATTCTGTTTTTTAGTTTGACTGTCTGATTTGATGTCTGCGCCATGCTTCCATTTCTCAGTATTTCAACACAGAGCCTTATGCATGTGATCCATCAAGCTTGCCAAAGTACTCGCCTAGCAAGGAAATTGATATTAAAAATCATGATGATGGGCGaaggtaatttttttctttttatcttatttacgTAGGCTGCTCATGCAACATTAATGGGACCAAATGACCCATTCATTGATTATGTTAACAAAAATGAAATTCCTGTATCCATTATCTAGTGAACTTAATATGATTGTGCTTATACATTCAAAGAGTTATCAGGGTTTGAGCCTATGAGCCAATATTCCTTCGAAgcatatgttttatattatcaAAAGTGTTTGACCTAATACCCATTGCACTAGCAGGAAAAAGACTGGCGCTAAAGTGCGAGAGCCTGCAGCATCAAGAAAGCCTAGAAGACTCCGTAAAACTTTGCAAGAAACAAACGCTATCAGTAAATTAGCACCGAATGAGGTCagtgtgtgtgtgggtgtgCTTAGGAAGAAATaggaagtttttatttttattttttatttttaatactaaTTTGTTTATCCTTCTTTATGCAGGAAATGCAGGATTCTGCTCAACTTGATGATAGAAAAAATAAGAGCAACGCACATATTCCTAAAGGAAGAGATGGCTTTGCGCGTAGAGAGCCATTAAAACCAGCATTTGATACAATGTCAGAGACTTCCCGACTGATGAATGGATCTCAAGGGGACACTACAGTTTCACGCCCAACAGAAGTATCGGCATCAAGCGGCTTTACATGGGCAAAAAGGCGAAAAGAGAATGCTGCATCGACAATATCAGATGGATCAAAAAGCAAAATTAGTGCATTAGATCCATCGTTTGCAAAAGCATCTTACTTAACCAAAAAAGAGAACGATCTTCTATGCAGGGTTCTTATCAATTCCATTGAGGCTGCCAAGCATGAAATGCACAAGCAGCAGTACCAGTTTGACATGCCAGTTTCTTCCGAAGCATCTGATGCTTTACATTCTCTTGATGTATCAATGACATCTAGTCAAAAAGAAGTAGCCGATGCTCTAACAAACAATACGGTAAGTGTACAATCATCACCAGAGTAAAACCTAAAACCAACTGCTGTAATCATACTTAACTAACATCTGTTCTTTCCGTTGGTTTTAGAGTTGGAAACTTATCTTTAATTGGTGTTGCTTACAAGAATTAAGACACCTTTCAACTTTGTGGAGAACTCATTCATTCTATTCTAATTTTCTTCATGTGATGGGTTGAAGCTAATTACTCTTCTAACAATTATTAGGGTTACAAAAACAAGGGGAAGCACGTTGAATACTCAGGACCGCTGCTATCCCAACCGCGTAAATATGATGAACTCCTGCAAAAGAATGAGAGTCATATTCGTCAATCAGCACGGAGATCAAGATTCGAAAGAGGTACTAGAAACTTAACTTTTGGTGTTTCAGTATTCCATCAGTCAATCGAGCTAGCCTGCAATATCTTTCTTATCTTCTGAACTTGAGCTATAATCATATAAACTTTGCCAGACATACCTAAATTAAAGCATTTCATGATAAGGGTCCATGTAAAActaagatctctctctctctctctctctctctctctctctctctctctctctctatatatatatatagatatgtgtTAATGTTTTTTCGACAGCACCTATGAGTACTAGATTTCAACTTGCTTTTACAGATTGATGAAGCAAGATTTCTGCGGTTTAAAGAGGACGGTGCAATTGTGCATGTGGACTAATGTACAAGCCAATGCTGAACTCAACTACTCCACGAGTGAGCCCTCTCTCAGTGCCTCCAGCACCTATTTCAAGCTGATCCAGTAGCTACGTACATGATCTTTCTGACATGGTGCTACTGCTACCTCCATGATGTCCGTCCTGATCAATAGCCATTGTACTGTGACGGCTGATCAAATAGAT
The genomic region above belongs to Carya illinoinensis cultivar Pawnee chromosome 4, C.illinoinensisPawnee_v1, whole genome shotgun sequence and contains:
- the LOC122307406 gene encoding protein IMPAIRED IN BABA-INDUCED STERILITY 1-like yields the protein MGCFSSKHAARDASSSAFDNPADNNNGSAMILEPYSLKKNQSGNQSRKDGRSADRSRELNKTKKESSHSHSKGPFSSKLGLSHRYVQAEQTAAGWPTWLSAVAGEAIDGWLPLRADSFEKLEKIGQGTYSSVFQAREVETGRMVALKKVRVENFQPESIRFMAREIMILRRLNHPNIMKLEGLITSRLSSSIYLVFEYMEHDLAGLIASPDIQFSEEQVKCYMTQLLCGIEHCHLRGIMHRDIKASNILVNNEGVLKLGDFGLANVISPKNRQPLTSRVVTLWYRPPELLMGSTNYGVTVDLWSVGCVFAELLIGKPILKGRTEVEQLHKIFKLCGSPPEEFWKKSKLPHAAMFKPLHNYESSIGEKCKDFPRTAVNLIETLLSLEPQKRGTASSALMSEYFNTEPYACDPSSLPKYSPSKEIDIKNHDDGRRKKTGAKVREPAASRKPRRLRKTLQETNAISKLAPNEEMQDSAQLDDRKNKSNAHIPKGRDGFARREPLKPAFDTMSETSRLMNGSQGDTTVSRPTEVSASSGFTWAKRRKENAASTISDGSKSKISALDPSFAKASYLTKKENDLLCRVLINSIEAAKHEMHKQQYQFDMPVSSEASDALHSLDVSMTSSQKEVADALTNNTGYKNKGKHVEYSGPLLSQPRKYDELLQKNESHIRQSARRSRFERD